One Vespa crabro chromosome 1, iyVesCrab1.2, whole genome shotgun sequence genomic region harbors:
- the LOC124425676 gene encoding SCY1-like protein 2 isoform X1 produces MDVLTKLRNTVSNTITNTVHNTAYGLSQLSSVLPGNPVTREFEVIAHIASAGPGLLWKVYSGYKKSTKQEAAIFLFEKRILERWSSKTDRELILETLKRGIMQLTKLRHPQILTVQHPLEESRDSLAFATEPVFASLANALGNLENVPQPLPTNLRNYKLLDIEIRYGLLQLGEGLAFLHGDVKLLHQNLCPESIVINSHGVWKIFGFDFCALNQSTDSKQPSWSYTEYDPTAPYVTCPQLDYQAPECILASSNSPSSDIFSLGMLIYVIHSPDNRPLHESQNDLSRCKRFLESFKGSAVSSKLFSVPENLRDTAKLMLSHSPELRPDPHQFIKIEYFMDIGVKTLNYLDKLFQWDNLQKSQFYKGLPQVLKQLPHRVILHRVLPSLYKELVNPPMIPFVLPSILQVMESCEIEEFREHILPNLKPVLALEDPPQISLVLMQQVNLLLKLCPADVIKSDIVPMLTRALESGWEQLQELCLTALPNIVTMIEGPVMKNAILPKIKKICLNKKTNGSATLGIRVNCLLCLAKMLPNFDRWLVYDEILPLLQEIPHTGEPAILMAIIGIYRLLLTHSKMGISKEILATKVLPFLLPLCIEQNLSSSQFETLSTLVIDMINRVTTEHREALKQLDAVRRETQQFEKELSATTQITFPQQNILNDINVTAQKPSINMVKQCVGMENGLTIEEKFRLAQQQETHQRLQSQEPLTPKTISSISKPQPKDLTATLLKNNLDELNLSASKSPNSQSNYIGQNLNTTWNNHNTNQLNSQFLTSPMSSQMMNWTMNNTTSSTNWNSNQTSWNMMTSPNNLNSSWAPQTNLTRKTEYGSKVNSQILQPMASPPNLQIQTKTNLSNQDIMDLLS; encoded by the exons atggatGTTCTAACCAAATTAAGAAATACCGTAAGcaatactattactaatactgtACATAATACAGCATATGGCCTTTCGCAATTATCCAGTGTTCTACCTGGTAATCCTGTAACTAGAGAATTCGAAGTAATTGCTCATATAGCTAGTGCAGGACCAGGTTTATTATGGAAGGTTTATAGTGGTTACAAAAAGTCAACGAAGCAAGAAGCagctatatttttatttgagaaACGTATTCTGGAAAGATGGTCATCGAAAACAGATAGAGAACTTATATTGGAAACGTTAAAGCGTGGAATAATgcaattaacaaaattaagacATCCACAAATATTAACTGTTCAACATCCACTCGAAGAATCGAGAGACAGTCTTGCATTTGCTACTGAACCGGTCTTTGCTAGTTTAGCTAATGCATTAGGTAATTTGGAAAATGTTCCACAACCACTTCCGACAAACCTAAGGAATTATAAACTTCTTGATATTGAAATACGTTATGGGCTCTTACAACTTGGCGAAGGACTTGCATTTTTACATGGGGATGTAAAGCTTCTACATCAAAATTTGTGTCCTGAATCAATAGTTATTAATTCACATGGTGTATGGAAAATATTTGGTTTTGATTTTTGTGCCTTGAATCAAAGTACAGATAGCAAACAg CCAAGTTGGTCATATACAGAATATGATCCTACCGCTCCATATGTGACATGCCCTCAACTAGATTATCAAGCTCCTGAATGCATATTGGCAAGCAGTAATAGTCCATCAAGTGACATATTTTCTTTAGGCATGTTAATTTATGTTATACATTCTCCAGATAATCGTCCACTTCATGAATCACAAAATGATTTGTCCAGGTGTAAACGTTTCTTAGAAAGTTTTAAAGGATCTGCTGTGTCGtctaaattattttcagtTCCAGAAAATCTAAGAGATACTGCTAAACTAATGTTAAGTCATAGCCCTGAATTAAGGCCAGATCCCCATCAATTTATTaag ATCGAATATTTTATGGATATCGGagtgaaaacattgaattatttggacaaattatttcaatgggATAATCTCCAAAAGTCACAATTTTATAAAGGTCTTCCACAAGTTTTAAAACAACTACCACATCGCGTCATACTTCATAGAGTATTACCATCATTGTATAAAGAATTGGTAAATCCACCAATGATACCATTCGTATTACCAAGTATTTTACAAGTTATGGAATCTTGTGAGATAGAAGAATTCAGAGAACATATTCTTCCTAATTTAAAACCTGTTCTTGCATTAGAGGATCCACCACAG ATCAGTCTAGTGCTAATGCAACAAGTAAATTTGCTTTTAAAGTTGTGTCCTGCAGATGTTATTAAAAGTGATATAGTTCCTATGCTTACGCGCGCTTTAGAATCAGGATGGGAACAACTTCAAGAACTTTGTTTAACAGCATTGCCAAACATAGTAACTATGATTGAAGGACCAGTTATGAAAAATGCAATACtacctaaaataaaaaagatttgtttaaataaaaaaacgaatggTAGTGCAACTTTAGGAATCCGTGTTAACTGTTTATTATGTCTTGCAAAAATGTTGCCAAATTTTGACCGCTGGTTGGTTTATGATGAGATATTGCCACTTCTTCAAGAAATTCCTCATACAGGAGAACCTGCTATTTTAATGGCTATTATAG gaatatatagattattattgaCACATAGCAAAATGGGCATtagtaaagaaatattagCAACAAAAGTATTACCTTTTTTGTTGCCACTTTGTATAGAGCAAAACCTTAGCTCATCACAATTTGAAACACTTTCTACATTGGTGATCGATATGATTAATAGAGTAACTACAGAACATAGAGAAGCTCTTAAACAACTAGATGCTGTACGACGTGAAacacaacagtttgaaaaagaattatcagCAACAACACAAATTACATTCCcacaacaaaatatattaaatgatatcaatGTAACAGCACAGAAACCATCTATAAATATGGTAAAACAGTGTGTTGGTATGGAGAATGGATTAACAATAGAAGAAAAGTTTAG attGGCACAACAACAAGAAACTCATCAAAGATTACAATCTCAAGAGCCATTAACGCCGAAAACAATCTCATCAATTTCCAAGCCACAACCTAAAGATTTAACAGCAACGTtactgaaaaataatttagatgaattaaatttatcagcATCTAAGTCTCCGAATTCGCAATCAAATTATATTGGtcaaaatttaaatacaacatggaataatcataatacaaatcaattaaattcacAATTTTTGACATCACCCATGTCAAGTCAAATGATGAATTGGACCATGAATAATACTACTTCATCTACAAATTGGAATTCGAATCAAACTTCATGGAACATGATGACGTCTcctaataatttaaattcaagTTGGGCTCCACAAACGAATCTTACAAGGAAGACAGAATATGGATCAAAAGTAAATTCTCAGATACTTCAACCAATGGCTTCACCACCTAATTTacaaatacaaacaaaaacgaatttaTCTAATCAAGATATTATGGATCTACTTAGTTAg
- the LOC124425676 gene encoding SCY1-like protein 2 isoform X2, which translates to MDVLTKLRNTVSNTITNTVHNTAYGLSQLSSVLPGNPVTREFEVIAHIASAGPGLLWKVYSGYKKSTKQEAAIFLFEKRILERWSSKTDRELILETLKRGIMQLTKLRHPQILTVQHPLEESRDSLAFATEPVFASLANALGNLENVPQPLPTNLRNYKLLDIEIRYGLLQLGEGLAFLHGDVKLLHQNLCPESIVINSHGVWKIFGFDFCALNQSTDSKQPSWSYTEYDPTAPYVTCPQLDYQAPECILASSNSPSSDIFSLGMLIYVIHSPDNRPLHESQNDLSRCKRFLESFKGSAVSSKLFSVPENLRDTAKLMLSHSPELRPDPHQFIKIEYFMDIGVKTLNYLDKLFQWDNLQKSQFYKGLPQVLKQLPHRVILHRVLPSLYKELVNPPMIPFVLPSILQVMESCEIEEFREHILPNLKPVLALEDPPQISLVLMQQVNLLLKLCPADVIKSDIVPMLTRALESGWEQLQELCLTALPNIVTMIEGPVMKNAILPKIKKICLNKKTNGSATLGIRVNCLLCLAKMLPNFDRWLVYDEILPLLQEIPHTGEPAILMAIIGIYRLLLTHSKMGISKEILATKVLPFLLPLCIEQNLSSSQFETLSTLVIDMINRVTTEHREALKQLDAVRRETQQFEKELSATTQITFPQQNILNDINVTAQKPSINMVKQCVGMENGLTIEEKFRLAQQQETHQRLQSQEPLTPKTISSISKPQPKDLTATLLKNNLDELNLSASKSPNSQSNYIGQNLNTTWNNHNTNQLNSQFLTSPMSSQMMNWTMNNTTSSTNWNSNQTSWNMMTSPNNLNSSWAPQTNLTRKTEYGSKVPIEI; encoded by the exons atggatGTTCTAACCAAATTAAGAAATACCGTAAGcaatactattactaatactgtACATAATACAGCATATGGCCTTTCGCAATTATCCAGTGTTCTACCTGGTAATCCTGTAACTAGAGAATTCGAAGTAATTGCTCATATAGCTAGTGCAGGACCAGGTTTATTATGGAAGGTTTATAGTGGTTACAAAAAGTCAACGAAGCAAGAAGCagctatatttttatttgagaaACGTATTCTGGAAAGATGGTCATCGAAAACAGATAGAGAACTTATATTGGAAACGTTAAAGCGTGGAATAATgcaattaacaaaattaagacATCCACAAATATTAACTGTTCAACATCCACTCGAAGAATCGAGAGACAGTCTTGCATTTGCTACTGAACCGGTCTTTGCTAGTTTAGCTAATGCATTAGGTAATTTGGAAAATGTTCCACAACCACTTCCGACAAACCTAAGGAATTATAAACTTCTTGATATTGAAATACGTTATGGGCTCTTACAACTTGGCGAAGGACTTGCATTTTTACATGGGGATGTAAAGCTTCTACATCAAAATTTGTGTCCTGAATCAATAGTTATTAATTCACATGGTGTATGGAAAATATTTGGTTTTGATTTTTGTGCCTTGAATCAAAGTACAGATAGCAAACAg CCAAGTTGGTCATATACAGAATATGATCCTACCGCTCCATATGTGACATGCCCTCAACTAGATTATCAAGCTCCTGAATGCATATTGGCAAGCAGTAATAGTCCATCAAGTGACATATTTTCTTTAGGCATGTTAATTTATGTTATACATTCTCCAGATAATCGTCCACTTCATGAATCACAAAATGATTTGTCCAGGTGTAAACGTTTCTTAGAAAGTTTTAAAGGATCTGCTGTGTCGtctaaattattttcagtTCCAGAAAATCTAAGAGATACTGCTAAACTAATGTTAAGTCATAGCCCTGAATTAAGGCCAGATCCCCATCAATTTATTaag ATCGAATATTTTATGGATATCGGagtgaaaacattgaattatttggacaaattatttcaatgggATAATCTCCAAAAGTCACAATTTTATAAAGGTCTTCCACAAGTTTTAAAACAACTACCACATCGCGTCATACTTCATAGAGTATTACCATCATTGTATAAAGAATTGGTAAATCCACCAATGATACCATTCGTATTACCAAGTATTTTACAAGTTATGGAATCTTGTGAGATAGAAGAATTCAGAGAACATATTCTTCCTAATTTAAAACCTGTTCTTGCATTAGAGGATCCACCACAG ATCAGTCTAGTGCTAATGCAACAAGTAAATTTGCTTTTAAAGTTGTGTCCTGCAGATGTTATTAAAAGTGATATAGTTCCTATGCTTACGCGCGCTTTAGAATCAGGATGGGAACAACTTCAAGAACTTTGTTTAACAGCATTGCCAAACATAGTAACTATGATTGAAGGACCAGTTATGAAAAATGCAATACtacctaaaataaaaaagatttgtttaaataaaaaaacgaatggTAGTGCAACTTTAGGAATCCGTGTTAACTGTTTATTATGTCTTGCAAAAATGTTGCCAAATTTTGACCGCTGGTTGGTTTATGATGAGATATTGCCACTTCTTCAAGAAATTCCTCATACAGGAGAACCTGCTATTTTAATGGCTATTATAG gaatatatagattattattgaCACATAGCAAAATGGGCATtagtaaagaaatattagCAACAAAAGTATTACCTTTTTTGTTGCCACTTTGTATAGAGCAAAACCTTAGCTCATCACAATTTGAAACACTTTCTACATTGGTGATCGATATGATTAATAGAGTAACTACAGAACATAGAGAAGCTCTTAAACAACTAGATGCTGTACGACGTGAAacacaacagtttgaaaaagaattatcagCAACAACACAAATTACATTCCcacaacaaaatatattaaatgatatcaatGTAACAGCACAGAAACCATCTATAAATATGGTAAAACAGTGTGTTGGTATGGAGAATGGATTAACAATAGAAGAAAAGTTTAG attGGCACAACAACAAGAAACTCATCAAAGATTACAATCTCAAGAGCCATTAACGCCGAAAACAATCTCATCAATTTCCAAGCCACAACCTAAAGATTTAACAGCAACGTtactgaaaaataatttagatgaattaaatttatcagcATCTAAGTCTCCGAATTCGCAATCAAATTATATTGGtcaaaatttaaatacaacatggaataatcataatacaaatcaattaaattcacAATTTTTGACATCACCCATGTCAAGTCAAATGATGAATTGGACCATGAATAATACTACTTCATCTACAAATTGGAATTCGAATCAAACTTCATGGAACATGATGACGTCTcctaataatttaaattcaagTTGGGCTCCACAAACGAATCTTACAAGGAAGACAGAATATGGATCAAAA GTACCCATCGAGATATGA